In Methylovirgula sp., a single genomic region encodes these proteins:
- a CDS encoding pyrimidine 5'-nucleotidase — translation MAPGGGPFGHIETWVFDLDNTLYPADSDLWPKIDHRITEFMIALFGLDGISARALQKYYYQYYGTTLRGLIEDHGVSAVEFLAYVHDIDRSTLVPNPPLAAAIAALPGRKLILTNGSRKHAMLTTEALGLGASFEDIFDIIDAELVPKPELRTYQRFFDKHNVDPETAVMFEDIERNLIVPHQRGMKTVLVTPRPGQTDHREPFEIPGSLALPHVHFVTSDLGGFLAEILAERASASH, via the coding sequence TTGGCGCCCGGCGGTGGCCCCTTTGGACATATCGAGACCTGGGTTTTCGATCTCGACAATACGCTTTATCCCGCCGATTCCGATCTCTGGCCGAAGATCGATCATCGCATCACCGAGTTCATGATCGCCCTCTTCGGGCTCGACGGCATTTCGGCGCGTGCACTGCAAAAATATTATTACCAATATTACGGCACGACGTTGCGCGGGCTGATCGAAGACCACGGGGTCAGCGCCGTCGAATTCCTCGCCTATGTCCACGACATTGACCGCTCGACATTGGTGCCCAACCCGCCACTCGCTGCAGCGATTGCGGCCCTGCCCGGCCGCAAACTGATCCTCACCAACGGGTCGCGCAAACACGCCATGCTGACGACAGAAGCGCTTGGCCTCGGCGCCAGCTTCGAGGACATTTTCGACATTATCGACGCCGAGCTTGTGCCGAAGCCCGAGCTGCGCACCTACCAGCGCTTCTTCGACAAACACAATGTCGATCCTGAGACGGCGGTGATGTTCGAAGACATCGAGCGCAATCTCATCGTCCCGCATCAGCGCGGCATGAAGACGGTGCTTGTCACGCCGAGGCCCGGCCAGACAGACCATCGCGAGCCGTTTGAAATTCCTGGCTCGCTCGCGTTGCCGCATGTCCATTTCGTCACCAGCGACCTTGGCGGGTTCCTTGCCGAAATCCTTGCCGAAAGAGCAAGCGCGAGCCATTGA
- the dapD gene encoding 2,3,4,5-tetrahydropyridine-2,6-dicarboxylate N-succinyltransferase yields MSQNLEKIIETAFEDRANVSAATQGEVREAVEAVLDGLDHGKLRVVARVPGATGQAGWRTNQWIKKAILLSFRLNDSELIPGGPAGATWWDKVEMKFAGWDAAAFGAAGFRAVPGAIVRRSAYVAPGVVVMPSFINLGAYVDEGTMVDTWVTVGSCAQIGKNVHLSGGVGIGGVLEPLQANPTIIEDNCFIGARSEVVEGVVVGEGAVLAMGTFISASTKIIDRATGHVLYGHVPPYSVVVPGALPGKPLPDGTPGPSLACAVIVKTVDAKTRAKTGINELLRD; encoded by the coding sequence ATGAGCCAAAATCTCGAAAAGATTATCGAAACCGCCTTCGAGGATCGCGCCAACGTCAGCGCCGCGACCCAGGGTGAGGTTCGCGAGGCGGTCGAGGCGGTGCTCGATGGGCTCGACCATGGCAAATTGCGGGTCGTTGCACGTGTGCCGGGCGCGACGGGCCAAGCGGGCTGGCGCACCAATCAATGGATCAAGAAGGCCATCCTTCTGTCGTTTCGGCTCAACGATTCAGAGCTGATCCCCGGCGGCCCCGCTGGGGCGACCTGGTGGGACAAGGTCGAGATGAAATTCGCGGGATGGGATGCCGCCGCTTTCGGGGCTGCGGGATTTCGCGCCGTGCCGGGCGCCATCGTGCGCCGCTCCGCCTATGTGGCGCCGGGCGTCGTCGTCATGCCGTCCTTCATCAATCTCGGCGCTTATGTCGATGAAGGCACGATGGTCGACACTTGGGTGACGGTCGGTTCCTGCGCCCAGATCGGCAAGAACGTGCATCTCTCCGGCGGCGTCGGCATCGGCGGCGTGCTTGAGCCGTTGCAGGCCAATCCGACGATCATCGAGGACAACTGCTTCATCGGCGCGCGGTCCGAAGTCGTCGAGGGCGTCGTCGTCGGCGAAGGCGCGGTGCTGGCGATGGGGACATTCATCTCTGCCTCAACGAAGATCATCGATCGGGCCACCGGACATGTCCTCTACGGCCACGTGCCGCCCTATTCCGTGGTTGTGCCCGGGGCCTTGCCCGGCAAGCCATTGCCCGATGGCACGCCCGGCCCTTCGCTTGCCTGCGCTGTCATCGTCAAAACGGTGGATGCCAAGACCCGTGCCAAGACGGGCATCAACGAGCTTTTGAGAGATTGA
- a CDS encoding DUF805 domain-containing protein: MSSAGRLDRQPFWTGLIVLFIISLVLRLFFLLVFGHHSSVGHVFFLAVELPLLYAFVNISIKRFHDRDKSGWWVLIVLVPLIGELWYLIDAGFLPGTDGPNRYDPT, encoded by the coding sequence TTGAGCAGTGCTGGCCGGCTCGACCGCCAGCCATTCTGGACCGGCCTGATTGTCCTTTTCATTATCTCTCTCGTCCTGCGGCTGTTCTTTCTGCTGGTCTTCGGACACCATAGCTCCGTTGGTCATGTCTTCTTTCTCGCCGTCGAACTGCCGCTGCTCTACGCTTTTGTAAACATCAGCATCAAGCGCTTCCACGACCGCGACAAATCCGGCTGGTGGGTGCTGATCGTGCTGGTCCCGCTTATCGGCGAACTCTGGTATCTGATCGACGCAGGTTTCCTGCCGGGCACCGATGGACCCAATCGCTACGATCCGACTTGA
- the dapE gene encoding succinyl-diaminopimelate desuccinylase, translated as MSPHSETARQLVRDLIRCPSVTPQDGGALGLLEERLKPAGFTTHRLRFTETGTPDIDNLYARIGRGAPYLVFAGHTDVVPPGDTAAWRFDPFSGEIADGQVWGRGAADMKGAVAAFAAAALDYAAANPAFKGSIGLLITGDEEGPAVNGTVKLLQWADGQGERFDHCIVGEPTNTEALGDTIKIGRRGSLTGELIVHGTQGHVAYPQRADNPIPHMLRLLAALTEPPLDEGSQRFDPSHLEILTVDVGNPATNVIPAKAHARFNIRFNDLWTPETLEAEIARRCTAVTDGGHYELSFHPCNALAFVTEADHFTDLAVEAIAAHTGRIAHFSTSGGTSDARFVRAYCPVIEFGLVGETMHKIDEHVSLADIDTLTAIYREILDRYFA; from the coding sequence ATGTCGCCACACTCCGAAACCGCGCGCCAGCTCGTGCGCGATTTGATCCGCTGCCCTTCCGTGACGCCGCAGGACGGCGGCGCGCTTGGCCTGCTTGAAGAACGCCTCAAACCGGCAGGCTTCACGACGCACCGGCTGCGGTTCACCGAGACAGGCACGCCGGACATCGACAATCTTTACGCGCGGATCGGGAGGGGCGCGCCTTACCTCGTGTTCGCCGGACATACCGATGTGGTGCCGCCGGGCGACACGGCCGCCTGGCGTTTCGATCCCTTTTCGGGCGAGATCGCCGACGGTCAGGTATGGGGCCGTGGCGCCGCCGACATGAAGGGCGCTGTCGCGGCCTTCGCCGCCGCCGCGCTCGATTATGCCGCCGCAAATCCGGCCTTCAAAGGCTCGATCGGCCTTCTCATCACCGGCGATGAAGAAGGACCCGCCGTCAACGGCACGGTGAAATTGCTGCAATGGGCGGACGGACAAGGCGAGCGTTTCGACCATTGTATTGTCGGTGAGCCAACCAATACCGAAGCGCTCGGCGATACCATCAAGATTGGCCGGCGCGGATCGCTCACCGGCGAATTGATCGTCCATGGCACGCAAGGCCACGTTGCTTATCCACAGCGCGCCGACAATCCCATCCCGCATATGCTGCGCCTGCTCGCGGCTTTGACCGAACCGCCGCTCGACGAAGGCTCGCAGCGTTTCGATCCGAGCCATCTCGAAATTCTCACCGTCGATGTCGGTAATCCGGCAACGAATGTCATTCCGGCAAAGGCACATGCGCGCTTCAACATTCGCTTCAACGATCTTTGGACGCCGGAGACCTTGGAAGCCGAGATCGCGCGACGCTGCACGGCCGTGACGGATGGCGGCCACTACGAGCTGAGCTTCCATCCCTGTAATGCGCTCGCCTTCGTGACCGAAGCCGATCATTTCACCGATCTTGCCGTCGAGGCCATTGCCGCACATACCGGGCGCATCGCTCATTTCTCGACCTCGGGCGGCACCTCCGACGCGCGTTTCGTTCGCGCCTATTGCCCGGTCATCGAATTCGGTCTCGTCGGCGAGACAATGCACAAGATCGACGAGCATGTATCGCTCGCCGATATTGATACGCTCACCGCGATCTACCGCGAGATACTGGATCGCTATTTCGCGTGA
- the lptB gene encoding LPS export ABC transporter ATP-binding protein, whose protein sequence is MTTGSGGDFRANPNSMATTGSAAHEAGVTTWLRGIFGRRNGASAAAPAHSAEELLFNSPEGAEAQEALSPDWLPQDLENWGTTWTEPPAALDEAPAPRRESSNAARPRTAAPAASADREAHPPRPDGSLIVQGLSKAYRKRQIVKDVSLMVQRGEAVGLLGPNGAGKTTLFYMITGLIRPDSGLIMLDDYDVTALPMYRRARLGIGYLPQEASIFRGLTVEENIRAVLEITQPDKTKRADELEALLAEFDIARLRKVPAIALSGGERRRCEIARSLAGHPSFMLLDEPFAGIDPIAIGDIRQLVQHLKRRGIGVLITDHNVRETLDLIDRAYIVHSGGILTEGSPEEIVANADVRRFYLGESFRM, encoded by the coding sequence ATGACGACAGGTTCGGGGGGCGACTTTCGTGCCAATCCTAACTCCATGGCGACAACGGGCTCAGCCGCACATGAGGCGGGCGTGACGACTTGGCTGCGGGGCATTTTCGGCCGCCGCAATGGCGCGTCAGCGGCCGCGCCGGCGCATAGCGCGGAGGAATTGCTTTTCAACAGTCCGGAAGGCGCTGAAGCACAAGAGGCACTGTCACCGGACTGGCTGCCGCAAGACCTCGAAAACTGGGGCACGACATGGACCGAGCCGCCTGCGGCGCTCGATGAAGCGCCTGCGCCGCGCCGCGAGTCGTCAAACGCAGCGCGGCCACGGACTGCAGCGCCTGCTGCGTCGGCAGACAGGGAGGCTCACCCCCCGCGGCCGGACGGCTCACTCATCGTTCAGGGGTTGAGCAAGGCCTATCGCAAACGCCAGATCGTCAAAGATGTCAGCCTGATGGTCCAGCGCGGCGAAGCGGTTGGCCTGCTGGGGCCGAACGGTGCCGGCAAGACGACGCTGTTTTATATGATCACCGGGCTCATCCGGCCCGATTCCGGCCTGATCATGCTCGACGATTATGACGTGACCGCGCTGCCCATGTATCGTCGCGCCCGGCTCGGCATCGGCTATCTGCCACAGGAGGCGTCGATCTTTCGCGGCCTGACCGTCGAAGAAAATATTCGTGCCGTGCTCGAAATCACGCAGCCGGACAAGACGAAGCGCGCTGACGAACTCGAGGCGCTTCTCGCAGAATTCGACATTGCCCGGTTGCGTAAAGTGCCGGCGATCGCACTTTCCGGCGGCGAGCGGCGCCGCTGCGAAATCGCCCGCTCCCTTGCCGGCCATCCGTCCTTCATGCTGCTCGATGAGCCGTTCGCCGGTATCGATCCGATTGCCATCGGCGACATCCGCCAGCTCGTCCAGCATTTGAAGCGGCGCGGCATCGGCGTGCTCATCACCGACCATAACGTGCGCGAGACGCTCGATCTGATTGATCGCGCCTATATCGTCCACAGCGGCGGCATTCTGACCGAAGGCTCGCCCGAAGAGATCGTCGCCAATGCCGACGTGCGCCGCTTCTATCTCGGCGAGAGCTTCAGGATGTAG
- a CDS encoding LptA/OstA family protein, with translation MQPLARNFLRRAVLCGFAGLCGLGGGGAFANAAFAKSADQTPINIVAAQLDYFDKQQKMIYTGDVVATRGDTILKTPRLTVFLAPKAGGTNAPKTSSSDRVRRMEAVGPVTLISKDQVATGDSGIYQKGENKVYLDGNVRLTQGPNVTLGDHIVYDLKTTQAVVTGHVRSLFIPDSDNSTSSTDTTDPAKPKPKRLHRAGVHRPESAEQ, from the coding sequence ATGCAGCCATTGGCCCGCAATTTCCTTCGTCGTGCTGTGCTTTGCGGTTTCGCCGGCCTATGTGGGCTCGGCGGGGGCGGCGCTTTCGCCAATGCAGCTTTTGCCAAGAGCGCCGATCAAACGCCGATCAACATCGTTGCCGCCCAGCTCGATTACTTCGATAAGCAACAGAAAATGATCTACACCGGCGATGTCGTTGCGACGCGCGGCGATACGATTTTGAAGACGCCGAGGCTCACGGTCTTTCTCGCGCCCAAAGCGGGGGGCACGAATGCGCCGAAGACGTCCTCGTCGGATCGCGTCCGCCGCATGGAGGCGGTCGGCCCGGTGACCTTGATCTCCAAGGATCAGGTCGCAACCGGCGATTCCGGCATTTATCAGAAGGGCGAGAACAAGGTTTATCTTGACGGCAACGTCCGGCTCACCCAGGGACCGAATGTGACGCTGGGTGACCATATCGTCTATGATCTCAAGACGACACAGGCTGTGGTGACAGGCCATGTGCGTAGCCTGTTTATTCCTGACAGCGACAACAGCACGAGCAGCACCGATACAACCGATCCCGCGAAGCCAAAGCCGAAAAGATTGCATAGGGCCGGCGTTCACCGCCCGGAGTCTGCGGAACAATGA
- the lptC gene encoding LPS export ABC transporter periplasmic protein LptC codes for MTDLTRAPATGTSRLDLSAGASRHAVRRARWHSIFVRYLRHFIIAGAALVVLIVGFLILFNPFRQLQKNLTSGAVGINGTIVTLSTPKMQGVRQNGQPFELTGASGTQDILNPSVIKLAGVDAKVGLDDRTTARITALSGVYDSTRDYVWLNHNVRIKNTDAGYDMFTQKAEMDFVSGKMITDTPVKLLLSGGSVVNADHMAISDDGHKISFRGHVNSVVDPGDANTGAAAPEPQP; via the coding sequence ATGACGGATCTCACGCGGGCACCCGCGACGGGTACAAGCCGGCTCGATCTTTCTGCGGGCGCGTCACGCCATGCTGTGCGGCGTGCCCGTTGGCACTCGATCTTCGTTCGCTACCTGCGCCATTTCATTATCGCCGGCGCCGCGCTGGTTGTGCTGATCGTGGGTTTTCTGATCCTGTTCAATCCATTCCGGCAGCTTCAGAAAAATCTGACGAGCGGCGCCGTGGGGATCAACGGGACCATTGTCACCCTGTCCACGCCGAAGATGCAAGGCGTCCGCCAAAATGGGCAACCGTTCGAGCTGACCGGCGCCTCCGGCACGCAGGACATCCTGAACCCTTCCGTCATCAAGCTCGCCGGTGTCGATGCCAAGGTTGGGCTCGATGATCGCACCACGGCACGAATCACCGCCCTCTCGGGTGTTTATGACAGCACGCGTGACTATGTGTGGCTCAACCACAATGTCCGAATCAAGAATACCGACGCGGGCTACGACATGTTTACTCAGAAGGCCGAAATGGACTTCGTCTCCGGCAAGATGATTACGGATACGCCGGTTAAGCTTCTGCTTTCGGGCGGCAGCGTGGTGAATGCCGATCACATGGCGATTTCGGACGACGGCCACAAAATCTCGTTCCGCGGGCATGTCAATTCGGTCGTCGATCCTGGCGACGCCAATACTGGCGCGGCGGCGCCGGAACCGCAGCCGTGA
- a CDS encoding ribonuclease D, whose protein sequence is MTINFHKGDLPDGLSFGDSVAIDTETLGLVPYRDRLCVVQLSAGDGDAHVVQIAAGQTAAPNLTRLLADPAVTKLFHFARFDIAVLYRAFGTMAAPLYCTKIASKLTRTYTDRHGLKDLVRELLGVDLSKQQQSSDWAADSLSEAQLAYAASDVLHLHALRGKLDAMLARENRTELAASCFEFLPTRAKLDLAGWPDSDIFSHE, encoded by the coding sequence ATGACGATCAATTTCCATAAAGGTGATCTGCCCGACGGCCTGAGCTTCGGCGACAGCGTCGCGATCGATACCGAGACGCTCGGCCTCGTGCCGTATCGTGACCGGCTGTGCGTGGTGCAGCTTTCGGCTGGTGACGGCGACGCCCATGTTGTTCAGATCGCGGCGGGGCAGACGGCGGCGCCGAACCTGACGCGGCTCCTGGCCGATCCGGCTGTGACCAAGCTATTTCATTTCGCGCGTTTCGACATTGCGGTGCTTTATCGGGCCTTCGGCACAATGGCAGCGCCGCTCTATTGCACCAAGATCGCCTCGAAGCTGACCCGTACCTACACCGACCGTCATGGGCTGAAAGATCTCGTCCGGGAGCTTTTGGGCGTCGATCTCTCGAAACAGCAGCAATCCTCGGATTGGGCGGCCGACAGCTTGAGCGAGGCTCAGCTCGCCTACGCAGCCTCCGACGTGCTGCATCTGCACGCACTCCGCGGCAAGCTTGACGCGATGCTGGCGCGCGAGAACCGTACCGAACTCGCGGCATCCTGTTTCGAGTTTTTGCCAACCCGCGCCAAGCTCGATCTCGCCGGCTGGCCGGATTCGGACATTTTTTCACACGAATAG
- a CDS encoding ABC transporter permease — MTFLRRVMPPILAFLGFLAAWETIVHVWHIPPYILPPPSVIGATLVADRAILLPALWVTLSITLEGLVAATLGGVLIAILFAQWRWLERAFLPFAVILQVTPIIAIAPLLLIYCAPALAVLLCAFLVAFFPILANTTLGLASAGRNLRDLFALYGASRWQTLWRLKIPAALPLFFAGLRIGGGLALIGAIAAELTAGTQGGQSGLAFRIVEAGYRLNIPRMFAALALVAVTGIAIYVALAALSHWVLRRWDERASDAT, encoded by the coding sequence ATGACGTTCTTGCGTCGCGTCATGCCGCCAATTCTCGCCTTCCTCGGCTTTCTTGCCGCCTGGGAGACGATCGTCCATGTTTGGCATATCCCGCCTTATATTCTGCCGCCGCCGAGCGTCATCGGGGCGACGCTCGTCGCCGACCGCGCGATCTTGTTGCCGGCGCTCTGGGTCACTCTGTCGATCACGCTCGAAGGTCTTGTCGCGGCCACTTTGGGCGGCGTGCTCATCGCGATTTTGTTTGCGCAATGGCGATGGCTGGAACGGGCGTTTCTGCCGTTCGCGGTGATTTTGCAGGTGACGCCGATCATTGCCATCGCGCCGCTGCTGCTGATTTATTGCGCGCCGGCTTTGGCGGTGCTGCTTTGCGCCTTCCTCGTCGCCTTCTTCCCAATTCTCGCCAATACGACGCTCGGGCTTGCTTCGGCGGGGCGTAATTTGCGCGATCTCTTTGCTCTTTATGGCGCTTCACGCTGGCAGACCTTGTGGCGTCTCAAAATCCCGGCGGCGCTGCCGCTCTTTTTCGCCGGCCTGCGTATCGGCGGCGGTCTCGCCCTGATCGGCGCCATCGCTGCGGAACTGACGGCAGGCACACAGGGCGGCCAATCCGGCCTCGCTTTTCGCATCGTCGAGGCAGGCTACCGGCTGAATATTCCGCGCATGTTCGCGGCGCTGGCGCTCGTTGCGGTGACCGGCATCGCCATCTATGTCGCGCTCGCAGCCTTGTCGCATTGGGTTTTGCGCCGTTGGGATGAGCGTGCGTCCGACGCGACATGA